GCAACAGCGCAACGGCGAATACTCGCTCACCGCCCACAGGGCCCGTGCGCCCCCTGCGGCCGCAGGATGCGCCACCACCCGCATGTGACCCGGTCGGCCGGGGGTGTGCGTGAGCCATGAACTCACACGTCCGGGCGCACGGACGATCCCTTCCACGACCGCCAGGTACACTTTCTCCACGCGACCCTGCGCAAACTGGTCTCGCAGACGCTTCCACGCGTCCGCGCGCCGAGCCACGAGCACCACGCCGGACGTGCCGGTGTCGAGCCGGTGCACAATGCCACCCATCCCAGTTTCCACCTCACCCACCGCAAGGCAGTCCGGAACACGCGCCGCGAGCGCGTTCGCGAGTGTACCCAGTTCATCCAGCCGCAACGGATAAACCGGCACACCAGCCGGCTTGCTCACCGCCAGCCAGGAGCTGGCCTGTGCGAGGATCTCGAACGGCACTTCAAAATCCGGCCGCACCCATGATTCCCCTCGCTGGGGCAGCGCGCCGACTTCGATCAAATCGCCCACCCTCACGTGGCGGCCTTTCCGTCGGACGACCGCGCCGTTTACGCGGATCTCGCCGGCCTCAATTGCGCGACGGACCAGACCACGAGAGGTGGTGGGACACGCCAGAAGAACCGCGCGATCCAACCGCGTCCCCGCCGTGGCCGAGTCCACTTTCCACCGGATGTTCCGCAACACACGATCGCGCCCGTTTCCGAGCGCCAAGACGGCAGTCCTTTAGCCCGTGGGGCCGGGAGGAGCATTGGTTGCCGGCGCATCGGGGGAGGGCGCCGCGGGCGGTGGTGTGGACGGGCCTCCTTGCGAGGGCGCGTTGGTCACGCCGCTCGCCGCCGGCGCGGTCGCTGAGGCCGGAGCCGCGTTCGTCGCTCCTTCGCCCGAAGTGCTTGCCGGGGCCGGCGGCGGCTGCAGGAGATCCTTCCGCTCCTGTGGAAGGTTCTCAAACCTGGACCCTTCCACCAGATACACCCACCGCGCTGTGCGCTCGTTCAGCTCCCGGATCTCCGCCTCAATCTTCTCATTCTCTTCCTTGATCTTCTTCGTCTCCTCTTCGTGCCGCTTCTTCTGCTCTTCGCTCGCATCCGCGGCCGGCGCAGCTGGCAGCGGCTTCGGCGCCGCAAATGCCGCCGAGACGCTGACATACCGCTGCGCATTGGTGCCCGCCTCTCGCCCGATCTTCACCGTAAACTCGCGCCCGTTCTTTGCGCGCGCCACAAGTACCGCAGGCTGATCCAAACCAGTCTCTGACGGCGGCAATGAAGGATCCGCGACCTGGGCGAACCGCAGCCAGCTGACGATTCCACTGAGCCGGCTGACCTTGAGCGAGTCCATCGTTTCATTGGTCGCCAGATTGGCGAGCTTCAGCTCGCCGGCGATGTTCGTCAGTGTCAGCGGCGGTTTCGCCGGTGGTGTCCAGGTCAGCGTGTCAATGTCCGAGCTGAAAAGATCCACCAGCTGGGTGTTCATCCAGTCCTCCGGCCGCGTCGGCAGGCCGGAAAATGTCTCGGCGACCAGCGCGGGTTTGCCGCCCGCCAGCACGAACCGTCCGTCCGCAAAGCCCGTTTCCCCTCCTCGTCGGCGGTTCTTGCCCAGGATCACGCTGGCCAGCTCCGCACCATTCGTGCCGACCAGGCGAACAAGAGTGCCGCTGCCCGCGCGCGGCCGTCCGTTCGTGTCCAGCGCCGGCGGCAGCAGCTCGAGTGCGACGCGCGCCGAATCCCCCCCCGGTACCGCCTGACCCACCCTCAAGTCCGCCAACGCCAGCAGGAATTTCCGCACCTCCTCGGCCTTCACCGGATGGCCATAGCGGTCGGGGCTCACCCACCGGCCGCCCGTTCGCGTCACTCGAACCGTAGAATCGGCACGGATGAACTCGATCCCCGCCACCGCGTTCAAGGTCTCCGCCTTTTGCAGCGCGGGCACCACGACCGCACCCACTTCGTCTGCCGGCCGTCGCCGCGCCGCCTGGCTGTAGCGCATCCACATCGCGATCGCGATGAGCACCAACGCGGTGACGAGCAACTTGAGCAGCTTGTCCGTTTTCATCGCGACGTTCGTGCCTCCGCTATCGTTCGCCGCCTCACCGTCGGCTGCGGCGCCACAGCCCGAAGCCGATGCCCCCCAGGCCGACGAGCAGCGGCATCCCCAAAATGTTCACGGCTTTCACCACCGCGCCCAGCCGCTCGATGTCGGCGCGCAGATTCTTTCGCACCTCCTTCAGCTTCCGGCTGGTTTCGAGCTCCTCGCGCCGGAACCGCTCGATCTCCACTTTCTGTTCGGGCGTCAGCACCAGATCCTGGCGGTTCCCCTTCTGCGCCTGCAGCTCCTCCAAACGTCGCTTCGTCTCTTCGAGCTTCTGCTCGAGCGCGCGCTCCTCCGCCAGGTGACGCTCCTGCGCAGCGCGCAGCAGCGCCACCACCACTTCAAACGGCCGCTCCATCCGCCCCCGGGATCGGATCTGCGCCAGTCGCGCACCGCCGAGCAGCTCCTCCACCGCCCCAAAGAAAAATGTCAGGTTGTCGTTCATCGGCGTGTACGCGGTTTGACCGAAGAGCCGCACCTCTCGCAGGCAGAAGTGGTCGTACAACAAGTCCGCATCCGCGACCAGCACCACCAAGCCGGGCTCGCGGCTCTTCCCGAGGTGACCAGCCCCTGCGGTCGTCGGCGCCACGTTGGTGGTGGCGGACGCCGCAGCCTCGTTGGTGATCGCGGTGTTGGCCACCGCATTCGTAGGGGCCGACGTCGTCGAGGTCGTGTTGGTGTCGCCACCGGGCTCTCCCTTCGGAAACGCGGTCGAAAAGGTCCCGCTCAACCGCACCGCCAGCACCTCACGCCGGCGACCGGGCTGAAACTCGCGCCCCACGCTCTCCCCGAAACGAGCGGTCATGGAGTCCACAAACCCGGCCGCCTCAGAACTGCGGATCAACGGCCGCGCCTCCACTCCTTCCGGCGGCTCCACCTTGAACGCACCGGGGGTGGGCATCAGCAATGTCTCAATTTTTGCGGTGAGCCGGTCGTCGGCCATGTTCGCGGGGCGGAGGCTCAGCCACATCGGGTTGTTCACCGCCCGACCATCACGGCTGCGCAACAGCGTCGCCGCCTCCAGATCGGCCAGCACACGCGAGTTCTCCCAAGTCACCCCCCATGCGCCCAGCAGCGGTCCCAACGTGGAGCCCTCCGCACCGAAGTTCATCATGCCCATCGGCCCGCGCGACTGGTCCTCCGCGAGGCACAGCGGATCGAGAAACGCCAGAATCTTCCCCCCGCGCAGCAGATACTGATCGATCGCGTAGAGTAGCTTCTCCGAAAGATTCTTCGGATGGACGATCACCAGCATTTCCAGATCGTCCTCCAACGTTTCCGCCGTTTCACTGATCTGCCGAACCGTGTAGTCCTTCTCCAGATCGGTGAATGCGAACCAGCCGCGCTGGGGCTGCGGACCAAACGGCATGCCGCCCAGCCCTCCCAAGAGGGGCAGTGAGCTGATCAGCCCCACCACCGGCTTCTTCGGCTTCGACAGCCGTGCGATCAACCGCGTAATGTCATACTCGAGCCGCTCCTGGTCCTCCGGGTTCAGATACGGGATCACCGCCTCCGCATCGCCCTTGGCCGCCACCAGCCCGAACATCACCTCGGGGCCGAAAAAGCCCGCCGGCTGCGGCTCGATCCCGTACCGCCTCGCCCAGTCCGCAGCGTCCGAGTCCGGCACCGGATCGTACGTCTCCACGACGATCTTGCCGCGACCTTCAATCTCGTACTCGCGCAGCAAATCGGACACCGCCCGCGCGTAAACCCGTAGGTGCGGCGGCACCTGCGGATCGCTCGCGTTGAAGAAAAACTTCAGCGTCACCGGACCGTCCAGCTCTCGCAAAACCGCCCGCGTACCCTCCGAAAGCGTGTAGATCCGGTCCTCCGTCAGGTCCAATCTCCACACCACCCCGCCGAGAATCACGTTCACCGCGACGACGATCGCCGCGACGACCACAAATGCCGCCAGACTGCTGCCGAGCAGTCGTCCGCCGCGAGGTTGATTCGTCATCGTTGCCGCCCTCCCGTCACGCCGACTTGCGATTCTCGAGCACCAGATAGGCGCCGAACAACGCCAGCACCATCACGCTCGCGTAGTAGACCACGTCCCGCAGATCAATTACGCCGCGCTGCAGCGATTCAAAATGCGGCATCACGCTGAGGGACGCGACCGCGTTCACCAGCCAGGACGGCGCCCACCGGTTCACGATGTCCACGACCGGCGGCCAGCCCGCCAGCGCCAGGAACAGGCACACCACAAACGCGAGCACAAAGCCGATCACCTGGTTCCGCGTCGTTGTCGAGGTGAGGATTCCCACCGCGACGTACGCGCCGGCCAGCAGAATCGCGCCGATGTACCCGCCGACAATCGCTCCCCCGTCCGGGTTGCCCAGCCAGGCGGTCGTGATCACGATCGGAAACGTGAGGACCGTCGCCAGCGACATGAACGCCCACGCCGCGAAAAACTTGCCCGCGAGCGCCTCGGTCAGCGTCACCGGAAACGTCAGCAGCAGCTCGATCGTGCCGGTGCGCCGCTCCTCCGCCCACAGCCGCATCGTCGCGGCGGGCACCAACAACAGGTTCACCCAGGGGAACCAGAAAAAGAAGTACTTCAGATCCGCCTGGTTTGCCTCGTAAAACCGGCTGACGAAGAACGTCAGAAACATGATCAGCATCAGGTAGAAGACGAGAAACACATACGCGACGGGCGATTCAAAGTACGCCCGGAGCTCCCGCTTGAAGATTTCCCAGGTGGTCCGCGAACAGAGCTTCATCGCCTGCCTCCTGCAGTCAGCGGTGCGCGGTGACCTGCTCCGCCGTGCCTTGGGTTAACATCCGGAAGACCTCATCCAGACGTCCGGAGGGATGTTTCGTCTTCAGCTCCGCCGGAGAGCCCTCCGCGACGATCCGACCCGCGTCAATAATGATCGCCCGCGTGCAAACCGCCTCGACCTCCTCGAGGATGTGCGTCGAAATCAGAATCGCTTTCTCTGCCGCCATGGAGCGAATCATTTCGCGAACCACAAACTTCTGGTTCGGATCCAGACCGTCGGTCGGTTCGTCCATCACCAGCAACAAGGGATCGTGCAGTACCGCCTGCGCGAAGCACACACGCTGTCGGTAACCTTTGGACAGCGTCTCAATGGGCTGATGCCGCACCGCGTCCAGACGGCAGCGTTGGATTGCCGACTCGACCCGATCGCGCCGTTCTGAACCGGAATAACCCCGCACGCCGGCCACAAAGTCCAGGAACCCCGTGACCGTCATCTCCGGATACAACGGGGCATTTTCCGGCAAATAGCCGATCCGCCGCTTCGCTTCAATCGGCTGCTCCACAATGTCGAAACCAGCGATCACCGCAGTGCCCGCGGTCGGTGGCAGAAAACCGGTGATCATCCGCATCGTCGTCGATTTGCCGGCCCCGTTCGGGCCCAGCACGCCCAGAATCTCCCCCTTCGCCGCGGTGAAGGATATCCCCCGCACCGCTTCGATCATGCCGTACCGCTTGTGCAGGTTCCTGACCTCGAGCATGCCCCGTTCCTTCCCTGGTTCAGCCACGGCGGAGCCGCCGGGCCGGATCGGACCTTTTCGACTCCACCCGACTGCAAAGCGTTCAAATGGTGACGCACCCGCCCGGTCAGACGGGCGGGTGCTCAGGCGCGGGGTTTAACCACCGCCCGCACGGCGTCGAGCTGACCGGCGCTCCCGAGCACCTCGTTCTTGTGCGCGATGAACGCCGCATACTCCTTCATGAAAATCTTTCCTGGCGCGCGCAAATCGAAGTTCTCGGGATGATCGCGGAAATGCTCCCGGTGCACGCGGCACCACACCAGCCGGCCGTCCGTGTCGATGTTCACCTTGGTGACGCCCAGCTGCGCCGCGCGCTTGAACTGCGACTCGTCCACCCCTTTCGTGCCCTTGAGCTGCCCGCCCGCCGCGTTGATCCGGTCCACTTCCTCCTTCGGCACCGAGCTGGAGCCATGCATCACCAGCGGGAAGCCCGGCAGACGCTTCTGAATCGCCTCCAGCACCTCGAAGTGCAGCGTCTGCCGACCGCTGAACTTGTAGGCGCCATGGCTGGTGCCGATCGCGCAGGCCAGGCTGTCGCAACCGGTCCGCTTCACGAACTCCTCGGCTTGCGCCGGATCGGTCAGCTTCGCGTCCGACTCCGCCACCGAGACGTGCTCCTCAACGCCGCCCAACATGCCGAGCTCCGCCTCGACCACCACGCCCTTGGCGTGCGCAGCATCCACCACGCGCTTGGTAATCTCGACGTTCTTTTCGAACGGCTCCGAGCTCGCATCAATCATCACCGAGCTGTAAAAACCGCTGTCGATGCAGTCGTAACAGGTCGCCTCGTCACCGTGGTCGAGGTGCACCGCGAAAATCGCATCGGGGAAGATCTCGTTCGCGGTCCGGATCAGCGCCTCCAGCATCTTCTTGTGGGTATACGACCTGGCGCCCTTCGAGATCTGCACGATGAACGGGGCGCGGCTCTGAACGTTCCCCTGAAAGAGTCCCATGCACTGCTCGAGGTTGTTGATGTTGTACGCGCCGATCGCATACCGGCCGTACGCGTGCGCGAACAACTCCTTCGTCGTCACAATCATCGGCTCGATCCTTTCCTTGAAACCACGGGCCGCTGCGCGGCGCCGCGAAACAGGCCACAAAGACTATCGTGGGCGATCGCTCGCGTCAACGTCGAGGCGCCCCATTTTGCGCCCGCGGCCCAGCTTGATATGATGTGCGCAGAATGGTCGACTCAGCGCCCTCGCCCGACCCCGGCACGCCTGCTCGGTTGCGCGGATGGACCGGATGGCTCATCCGGCGCGTGCTCGGAGACGGGCATGACCCCGCCGAGACGGCCGCCCGGCAGCGTCTCGGCGAGTTCGAAGGTTTTTTGAGCGCCTCCGTCAGCCTCGCGCTGGCCGCAGCCAAAGCGGTGCTGGGGCTTTGGTCCGGCAGCATCTCGTTGATCGCCGACGCGGTGAACAACTCGGCGGACGTCGCCAGCAGCCTGGTCATCGCATTGAGCTGTCGCTGGGCGCGCCGGCCCGGCGACCGCCGCCATCCGTTTGGCCACGGCCGCCTGGAGACGGTCGCCACACTGGTGCTGTCCTTCTTTCTGTTGGCGGTCGCTCTTCAGGTCGGCGCAGCGGGCGTGCGGCGTCTGTGGCGCCCCGAGCCCGCCGCGAGTCCCGGATGGTTGCTGATCGCGGTGTCGTTGACCATCGGACTCAAGTCAGCACTTGCACACTTCGCGCGGACCGCCGCGCGACTGTCCCGTTCCTCCGTCATCGAAGCCGATTCCTGGAACCATCTGTTCGACATCGCCGCGACGTCGCTGGTGTTCGTTGCGCTGCTCGGCAACCGGCTGGGGCATCCACGGCTCGATGGTTGGGCCGCCATCGGTGTCGCCGCATTCATCGCGGGGACCGGCGTGCGTTTCGCGCGCTCCGCGCTCAGCGCGCTGATCGGTGAGAGCGTCGACGATGCACAACTGGCGCGCATCCGTTCGCTCGCCGCCTCGGTCCACGGCGTGCGCGGTGTGCACGACGTGCTGGTGCACAGCTATGGTGACGCGCGCCTGATCTCGCTCCACATCGAGGTGGATGCCGCGCTCACCCTGATGGAAGCCCACGCGATGGCCGAAGAGGTCGAGCGCCGCATCGCGCAGGCGACCGGTGCAAAGGTCGTCGCGCACACCGATCCGGTGGACCGGGCACACCCCGAGTACGAGGCCGCGCGCCGATCGCTGGATCGTTACGCCCACGATCATGCGGACGTGGCCGGTTTTCACGACCTCCGCCTCACCGGCCCCGCCGGCGGTGCGGACCTCTCCGTCGACATCGTGCTGCACGCCGAGGACCGCCGCCGCGGTGAACACGAGGTGAGCGAGCTTCGCGACCGCCTCTGCGAACGGCTGCGCCGCGACGTGCCGGGGCTTCGACGCATCGATCTCGGTTTCGAGACTGAAAGCGGCGCAACGCACGAGGAGCGCCGCAGTTACCCACCATGAGCCGCGACCAGCCCGGTTGCGCTCCCTTGGATCCTCGGCTGGCCGCCGATCCGGCCGTGCGTCGCTTTGTGGAGTACCTCCGCGCGGAACGGGACGCCTCGCCGCACACCATGTCCGCCTATTTGGGAGACTTGCGACAGTTCGTGGACGCCGTGTGGGGAGCGGGCGCGAGTCCGCCACATCCCTGGACCACCTGCGACCGATACGCCGCACGCCGGTTTCTGGTCGAGCTGCACCGCGACGGCCATTCGCCCGCTACGGTCGCCCGCAAGGCGTCGTCGCTGCGCTGCTTTTTCCGTTTTCTGCTGCGCGAGAACCTTGCCGCGGCCAATCCCTTTCGCGGTGTGCACCTTCCAGCGCGGCAGCGACGGCTCCCGTCGGTACTAACGGTCGCCGAGGTCGGCCGGCTGTTGGACGCACCCGCTCGCCTGGCCGACATTCGCCTCGCCCGCTGCGACGATCCTCAACGTCGCCGGTGGATCGAGTATGCCGCCGCCCGTGACCGCGCGATCCTCGAACTGCTCTACAGCACCGGCATGCGGGTCGGTGAATGCGTGGGTCTGCGGGCGGCGCAGGTGGATGAGCTGTCCGGAGTCGTCCGCGTGCTCGGCAAGGGACGCAAAGAGCGTATCTGCCCGCTGGGCCGCCCTGCGCTTCGCGCGCTACGCACCGCGCTGAAGCTGAGAAACGAGCTTTTCCCCACGCTTCAGGGACCCACAGCACCACTGTTTGTGAATCGCCGTGGCGGCCGCCTGGGCGCGCGATCCGTACAGCGGATCCTCAAACCGTACCTCGCGATCGCGAACCTCTCCGCCGAGGTGACGCCCCACACCCTCCGCCACAGTTTCGCCACTCACCTCCTTGATGCCGGCGCGGACCTGCGCAGCGTGCAAGAACTGCTCGGCCATGCAAGCCTCTCCACGACGCAGCTCTACACCCACGTGTCGATCGAACGCCTGCGCGAGGTCTACGAACGGACCCACCCCCGGCCCTGAGCCGCACCGGCCACGCTCACCTCACGCGTACCCGGTAAAAACGGGTCGGAGCGTTGTTGGTGTCAGCATAGGTGATCACGGGCGCAGCGGAAACCCCTGACCAGACCACGGTCCAGGGACCGGCCGGGGAGGTGGCCGCTTCAAGATGGTTCGTCAGGCCGACCGCGGTCGGCCAGCTCAAAATCCGCGCCCCCGGCGCGTTCGACACAGAGATCCGCAGCAGGCTGATCTCGCAGTAAATGAGATTCCCGAATGTCGGAGGTTGTTGACCCGCATAGTTGACCGGCAGATCCTCGAACGGCTCACCGACATCCACGATCCCCACGCCTTTCGACAAAGAGTTCCAGAAGTCCAGCGCGCCCTGCGGATCAGAAATCACGCGCCCAAAGACCGTGAACCCGCCATTCTGGGTGTCGAGGTTTGCGGAGTTGTCACCAAGGTTGATGAAAAACTGGCACGTCGCGGAATCCGGGTCGCCCGCGACTTTCGCCATCGCCAGCGTGCCGCGCACATTGGATCGCAACGGACCAGTGGCAAACTCGTTGGAGATCGCTCCGAAGTGGGGCACCTCTTCCACGCCGGTGTAGGAGGGGCTGGCGCGATAGCCGCCCCCCTGAATCACGAAACCCGGGATCAACCGGTGAAAAAACATCCGCGCATACGCGCCCGATTCCACCAGCCGGACGAAGTTCGCAACGGTGAGGGGCTTTTCCTCGTCAAAAAGCTCCACTTCCAGCTGAATGTTCAGCGAATAGCCTAAGATCCGGAATTGCGCCAGCGTGTTGGCCGGAGCGGAGCTGGCCAACACGCCCACCAGCAGCATGCCGCCGACAAACCGATTGGCACTTCGCATCGTGGTCTCCTCCTCAGGCCGCCGCGCCCTCTTCAGGGAGCGAGCCGAAGGTCGTAACAGAGCACCAGCGACTGATCCCGCAGGTACAATCGCCCCCCTGCAATGACCGGGTGCGGCCACGCTTTTTCTTCACTCCGATCCGGCTGCTCGAACCGTCCCCGCTCGATGTAGGCCACAGGATTGGCCTCCACCAGCGCCACCGGGCCGTTCTCACTGCGCACGTACAGACGCCGGCCGGCCGCAGCGATGGATCCTTTGCCCACCGAGGGCGCCGACCAGGCAATCCGGCCGGTCGCCAGCTCGACACAAAACAGCTGGCTGGCGCCGGTACCATACAGATGGCCGTCCACCAGCACCACTCCCCCGTGGTGGTTCTGAAACTCCCGGAGGAACCACATCGGCCGCACCTCAAAGTTGTCGGCGCGCCGCACGATGCGCGCCGCCCCACCACCCGTGTTGTAGGCAGACGCCGCAAACACCACGTCGCCGGCTACGATGGGCGTCATGCAGTTCGCAACCGGGCTCGCGGGCGCGTCCCATGCCCACAGCAGTCGTCCATCCTCCGCCGCCACACCGACCACGCCGCCGTCAAGAAACTGCACGTATTGCCGGACGCCTCCAATCTCCGCCGCAACAACCGAGGCATAGCCCGCGGTTCCGTACGGCCGCCGTGAGCGACGCGCACCAGTTTCGGTCTCCCGCGCACGCCGCACCGCACACGTCCACAACGTTCGCCCGTTCGCCCGGTCCAGCGCCACGATCGTCGCGTTCGTGCCACCCGGCGTGCAAATAACACGGTCCCCATCCACCAGCGGTGACTCCGCATATGCCCACGAACCGCAACGGCCGTCAAACTCAGCGACGAGGTCCCGCATCCACACGCGCGCGCCGCTGGGGGCCTCTGCACACAACAGTTTTCCGTCCGAACTCAGTACGAACAGCCGGCCATCCGCCCACGTCGGCGTCGAGCGCGGCCCCGGATGACCCCCTTGCATGCGCCCGAAGGGAGTCGCCCAAACGCGTCGACCGTCCCTCGCATCCAGCGCAATAAGGCTTTCTGTCTCCCCCTCCAACGTCCCCAGCAGGTACAGGCGGTCGCCCACCTGCACGGGCGTGGAGTAACCGCGGCCCGCCTCCCGCGATGTCCAGAGCAACCGCGGCCCACCCTCCGGCCATGACTGCAGCAATCCCTCTCCGGTCACCACGCCGGTCCGATCCGGACCTCGCCATTGGGGCCAGTCGCCGCTCGCTCCCCGCACCAGCGACCCCATCCCCAACGGAGCAGCCATCCACACCCACAGCCAACGATGCATCCCAAACACCCCCTTGTTGCACAAGGATCGCTGACGCCAGCACACCATCCGACCTCCCTAGCGTGCCGGAGCGGGGCAAAATTGTCCACCGTATCGCAGCCGTCCACC
This genomic window from Kiritimatiellia bacterium contains:
- a CDS encoding DUF4340 domain-containing protein; translation: MKTDKLLKLLVTALVLIAIAMWMRYSQAARRRPADEVGAVVVPALQKAETLNAVAGIEFIRADSTVRVTRTGGRWVSPDRYGHPVKAEEVRKFLLALADLRVGQAVPGGDSARVALELLPPALDTNGRPRAGSGTLVRLVGTNGAELASVILGKNRRRGGETGFADGRFVLAGGKPALVAETFSGLPTRPEDWMNTQLVDLFSSDIDTLTWTPPAKPPLTLTNIAGELKLANLATNETMDSLKVSRLSGIVSWLRFAQVADPSLPPSETGLDQPAVLVARAKNGREFTVKIGREAGTNAQRYVSVSAAFAAPKPLPAAPAADASEEQKKRHEEETKKIKEENEKIEAEIRELNERTARWVYLVEGSRFENLPQERKDLLQPPPAPASTSGEGATNAAPASATAPAASGVTNAPSQGGPSTPPPAAPSPDAPATNAPPGPTG
- a CDS encoding PQQ-like beta-propeller repeat protein — protein: MVCWRQRSLCNKGVFGMHRWLWVWMAAPLGMGSLVRGASGDWPQWRGPDRTGVVTGEGLLQSWPEGGPRLLWTSREAGRGYSTPVQVGDRLYLLGTLEGETESLIALDARDGRRVWATPFGRMQGGHPGPRSTPTWADGRLFVLSSDGKLLCAEAPSGARVWMRDLVAEFDGRCGSWAYAESPLVDGDRVICTPGGTNATIVALDRANGRTLWTCAVRRARETETGARRSRRPYGTAGYASVVAAEIGGVRQYVQFLDGGVVGVAAEDGRLLWAWDAPASPVANCMTPIVAGDVVFAASAYNTGGGAARIVRRADNFEVRPMWFLREFQNHHGGVVLVDGHLYGTGASQLFCVELATGRIAWSAPSVGKGSIAAAGRRLYVRSENGPVALVEANPVAYIERGRFEQPDRSEEKAWPHPVIAGGRLYLRDQSLVLCYDLRLAP
- a CDS encoding ketose-bisphosphate aldolase, with translation MIVTTKELFAHAYGRYAIGAYNINNLEQCMGLFQGNVQSRAPFIVQISKGARSYTHKKMLEALIRTANEIFPDAIFAVHLDHGDEATCYDCIDSGFYSSVMIDASSEPFEKNVEITKRVVDAAHAKGVVVEAELGMLGGVEEHVSVAESDAKLTDPAQAEEFVKRTGCDSLACAIGTSHGAYKFSGRQTLHFEVLEAIQKRLPGFPLVMHGSSSVPKEEVDRINAAGGQLKGTKGVDESQFKRAAQLGVTKVNIDTDGRLVWCRVHREHFRDHPENFDLRAPGKIFMKEYAAFIAHKNEVLGSAGQLDAVRAVVKPRA
- a CDS encoding ABC transporter permease subunit is translated as MKLCSRTTWEIFKRELRAYFESPVAYVFLVFYLMLIMFLTFFVSRFYEANQADLKYFFFWFPWVNLLLVPAATMRLWAEERRTGTIELLLTFPVTLTEALAGKFFAAWAFMSLATVLTFPIVITTAWLGNPDGGAIVGGYIGAILLAGAYVAVGILTSTTTRNQVIGFVLAFVVCLFLALAGWPPVVDIVNRWAPSWLVNAVASLSVMPHFESLQRGVIDLRDVVYYASVMVLALFGAYLVLENRKSA
- a CDS encoding ABC transporter ATP-binding protein, which codes for MLEVRNLHKRYGMIEAVRGISFTAAKGEILGVLGPNGAGKSTTMRMITGFLPPTAGTAVIAGFDIVEQPIEAKRRIGYLPENAPLYPEMTVTGFLDFVAGVRGYSGSERRDRVESAIQRCRLDAVRHQPIETLSKGYRQRVCFAQAVLHDPLLLVMDEPTDGLDPNQKFVVREMIRSMAAEKAILISTHILEEVEAVCTRAIIIDAGRIVAEGSPAELKTKHPSGRLDEVFRMLTQGTAEQVTAHR
- a CDS encoding Gldg family protein; amino-acid sequence: MTNQPRGGRLLGSSLAAFVVVAAIVVAVNVILGGVVWRLDLTEDRIYTLSEGTRAVLRELDGPVTLKFFFNASDPQVPPHLRVYARAVSDLLREYEIEGRGKIVVETYDPVPDSDAADWARRYGIEPQPAGFFGPEVMFGLVAAKGDAEAVIPYLNPEDQERLEYDITRLIARLSKPKKPVVGLISSLPLLGGLGGMPFGPQPQRGWFAFTDLEKDYTVRQISETAETLEDDLEMLVIVHPKNLSEKLLYAIDQYLLRGGKILAFLDPLCLAEDQSRGPMGMMNFGAEGSTLGPLLGAWGVTWENSRVLADLEAATLLRSRDGRAVNNPMWLSLRPANMADDRLTAKIETLLMPTPGAFKVEPPEGVEARPLIRSSEAAGFVDSMTARFGESVGREFQPGRRREVLAVRLSGTFSTAFPKGEPGGDTNTTSTTSAPTNAVANTAITNEAAASATTNVAPTTAGAGHLGKSREPGLVVLVADADLLYDHFCLREVRLFGQTAYTPMNDNLTFFFGAVEELLGGARLAQIRSRGRMERPFEVVVALLRAAQERHLAEERALEQKLEETKRRLEELQAQKGNRQDLVLTPEQKVEIERFRREELETSRKLKEVRKNLRADIERLGAVVKAVNILGMPLLVGLGGIGFGLWRRSRR
- a CDS encoding cation diffusion facilitator family transporter, which codes for MVDSAPSPDPGTPARLRGWTGWLIRRVLGDGHDPAETAARQRLGEFEGFLSASVSLALAAAKAVLGLWSGSISLIADAVNNSADVASSLVIALSCRWARRPGDRRHPFGHGRLETVATLVLSFFLLAVALQVGAAGVRRLWRPEPAASPGWLLIAVSLTIGLKSALAHFARTAARLSRSSVIEADSWNHLFDIAATSLVFVALLGNRLGHPRLDGWAAIGVAAFIAGTGVRFARSALSALIGESVDDAQLARIRSLAASVHGVRGVHDVLVHSYGDARLISLHIEVDAALTLMEAHAMAEEVERRIAQATGAKVVAHTDPVDRAHPEYEAARRSLDRYAHDHADVAGFHDLRLTGPAGGADLSVDIVLHAEDRRRGEHEVSELRDRLCERLRRDVPGLRRIDLGFETESGATHEERRSYPP
- a CDS encoding peptidylprolyl isomerase: MRSANRFVGGMLLVGVLASSAPANTLAQFRILGYSLNIQLEVELFDEEKPLTVANFVRLVESGAYARMFFHRLIPGFVIQGGGYRASPSYTGVEEVPHFGAISNEFATGPLRSNVRGTLAMAKVAGDPDSATCQFFINLGDNSANLDTQNGGFTVFGRVISDPQGALDFWNSLSKGVGIVDVGEPFEDLPVNYAGQQPPTFGNLIYCEISLLRISVSNAPGARILSWPTAVGLTNHLEAATSPAGPWTVVWSGVSAAPVITYADTNNAPTRFYRVRVR
- a CDS encoding RluA family pseudouridine synthase, with amino-acid sequence MALGNGRDRVLRNIRWKVDSATAGTRLDRAVLLACPTTSRGLVRRAIEAGEIRVNGAVVRRKGRHVRVGDLIEVGALPQRGESWVRPDFEVPFEILAQASSWLAVSKPAGVPVYPLRLDELGTLANALAARVPDCLAVGEVETGMGGIVHRLDTGTSGVVLVARRADAWKRLRDQFAQGRVEKVYLAVVEGIVRAPGRVSSWLTHTPGRPGHMRVVAHPAAAGGARALWAVSEYSPLRCCGNRTLLWVKILTGVTHQIRCQLAHLGHPVVGDSQYGAGPHRRPERHWLHAAEIEFDDPDSGGRQRVVCPPPAEWYGVLRGQD
- a CDS encoding tyrosine recombinase XerC; translation: MSRDQPGCAPLDPRLAADPAVRRFVEYLRAERDASPHTMSAYLGDLRQFVDAVWGAGASPPHPWTTCDRYAARRFLVELHRDGHSPATVARKASSLRCFFRFLLRENLAAANPFRGVHLPARQRRLPSVLTVAEVGRLLDAPARLADIRLARCDDPQRRRWIEYAAARDRAILELLYSTGMRVGECVGLRAAQVDELSGVVRVLGKGRKERICPLGRPALRALRTALKLRNELFPTLQGPTAPLFVNRRGGRLGARSVQRILKPYLAIANLSAEVTPHTLRHSFATHLLDAGADLRSVQELLGHASLSTTQLYTHVSIERLREVYERTHPRP